The following coding sequences lie in one Epinephelus moara isolate mb chromosome 17, YSFRI_EMoa_1.0, whole genome shotgun sequence genomic window:
- the LOC126404338 gene encoding gastrula zinc finger protein XlCGF17.1-like encodes MWFVPGGHDYVQQLLVVKEEVPPEQQEWSSSVDQEDPEPPHIKEEQEELWISQEGEQLQGLEEDDITKFTSTPVPVKSEDDEEKPQSSQLHQRHTEQMETEAEGEDCGGAEPARNSDPDTHLQPEAEDKTGASSEPETDDSYDWKETREPQSGFNSLKNDDVHVSDLIVCGKRFSCSECGKGFNYRGDLKIHMRSHTGEKPFSCSECGKRFGYSGDLKKHMSTHTGEKLFSCSECGKRFGHRWDVKSHMRIHTGEKTFSCSECGKSFGQSGDLKRHMTTHTGEKLFSCSECGKAFGRSEHLKSHMRTHTGEKPFSCSDCGKAFSRNDKLTVHMRSHTGEKSFRCVIGGE; translated from the coding sequence gttccccctgagcagcaggagtggagctccagtgtggaccaggaggacccagagcctccacacattaaagaggaacaggaggaactctggatcagtcaggagggagagcagcttcaagggctggaggaggatgatatcaccaagttcacatccactcctgtccctgtgaagagtgaagatgatgaagagaaacctcagtcctcacagcttcatcaaagacacactgaacagatggaaacagaagcagagggagaggactgtggaggagcagaaccagccaggaactcagatccagatacacatttacaacctgagGCTGAAGACAAGACTGGAGCGTCTTCTGAACCAGAGACTGATGACAGTTATGATTGGAaggagaccagagaacctcagtcaggtttCAACTCTCTGAAAAATGATGACGTCCATGTCAGTGATTTGATTGTTTGTGGGAAAagatttagctgctctgagtgtgggaaaggATTTAATTACAGAGGAGATTTGAAgatacacatgagatctcatacgggagagaaaccatttagctgttctgagtgtgggaaaagatttggttacAGTGGAGAtttgaagaaacacatgagcactcacacaggagagaaactatttagctgctctgagtgtgggaaaagatttggtcacCGTTGGGATGTGAAGAGTCACATGAGAattcatacaggagagaaaacatttagctgctctgagtgtgggaaaagctTTGGTCAAAGTGGAGATCTGAAAAGACACATGAcaactcatacaggagagaaactattTAGCTGCTCCGAGTGTGGGAAAGCATTTGGACGAAGCGAACATCTGAAAAGTcacatgagaactcatacaggagagaaaccattcagtTGCTCTGATTGTGGGAAAGCATTTAGTCGAAATGATAAACTGACTGtgcacatgagatctcatacaggagagaaatcATTTAGATGTGTAATTGGTGGGGAGTAA
- the LOC126404293 gene encoding gastrula zinc finger protein XlCGF57.1-like isoform X5 — MSKVQMLRSLVQQRLTAAAEEIFGLFERTIAEYEEELCRSKEENERQRKLLDAVFNPQLRLHRAAGQCPADVQQLLVVKEEVPPEQQEWSSSVDQEDPEPPHIKEEQEELWISQEGEQLQGLEEDDITKFTSTPVPVKSEDDEEKPQSSQLHQRHTEQMETEAEGEDCGGAEPARNSDPDTHLQPETADKTGESSEPESSSVDLEDPEPPHIKEEQEELWISQEGEQLQGLEEDDITKFTSTPVPVKSEDDEEKPDPDTHLQPETDDSDDWTETREPQSGLNSLKNDQVPVSDVIVSKKPFSCSECGKVFGHSGDLRKHMRSHTGEKPFSCSECGKVFGQSGHLKRHRKSHTGEKPYSCSECGKRFCHSDDRRKHMRSHTGEKPFSCSECGKRFAQNGNLKRHIRSHTGEKPFSCPECGKRFGHSENLKVHMRSHTGEKPFSCSMCSKTFGQGGDLKKHMKVHTGEKPFSCSECGKSFSQSAHLKKHVKSHTGEKLFSCSECGKRFSRSEHLKDHMRYHTGEKPFSCSECGRGFGQSGNLKKHMRSHTGEKPFGCSECRKRFAHSGSLKIHMRSHSGEKPFSCSECGKRFGNSGVLKAHMTCHTGEKPFSCAVCGKSFRQSGNLYTHMRTHDTGK; from the exons atGTCTAAAGTCCAAATGCTGAGATCGTTGGTGCAGCAGCGACTAACTGCGgctgctgaagagatatttgggctgtttgaaagaacgatagcagagtacgaggaggaactttgtcgatcaaaagaggagaacgagCGACAACGGAAACTACTGGACGCTGTTTTCAACCCTCAGCTTCggttacacagagcag ctggtcaATGTCCTGCAGAcgtccagcagctgttggtggttaaagaagaggttccccctgagcagcaggagtggagctccagtgtggaccaggaggacccagagcctccacacattaaagaggaacaggaggaactctggatcagtcaggagggagagcagcttcaagggctggaggaggatgatatcaccaagttcacatccactcctgtccctgtgaagagtgaagatgatgaagagaaacctcagtcctcacagcttcatcaaagacacactgaacagatggaaacagaagcagagggagaggactgtggaggagcagaaccagccaggaactcagatccagatacacatttacaacctgagaCTGCTGACAAGACTGGAGAGTCCTCTGAACCTgagagctccagtgtggacctggaggacccagagcctccacacatcaaagaggaacaggaggaactctggatcagtcaggagggagagcagcttcaagggctggaggaggatgatatcaccaagttcacatccactcctgtccctgtgaagagtgaagatgatgaagagaaaccagatccagatacacatttacaacctgagactgatgacagtgatgattggacggagaccagagaacctcagtcaggtttaaacTCTCTGAAAAATGATCAAGTCCCTGTCAGTGATGTGATTGTAAGTAAGAAACcctttagctgctctgagtgtgggaaagtATTTGGCCACAGTGGAGATCTTAGaaaacacatgagatctcatacaggggagaaaccatttagctgctctgagtgtgggaaagtATTTGGCCAAAGTGGACATCTAAAGAGACACAGGAAATCCcatacaggagaaaaaccatacagctgctctgagtgtgggaaaagattttgcCACAGTGATGATCGTAGaaaacacatgagatctcatacaggggagaaaccatttagctgctctgaatgTGGGAAACGATTTGCTCAAAATGGAAATCTGAAAAGACATATtagatctcatacaggagagaaaccatttagctgcccTGAGTGTGGGAAACGATTTGGTCATAGTGAAAATCTGAAGGtccacatgagatctcatacaggagagaaaccgtttAGCTGTTCCATGTGTAGTAAAACATTTGGTCAAGGTGGAGatctgaagaaacacatgaaagttcatacaggagaaaaaccatttagctgctctgaatgTGGGAAAAGTTTCAGTCAAAGTGCACATCTGAAGAAGCATGTGAAATcgcacacaggagagaaactatttagctgctctgagtgtgggaaaagatttagtCGAAGTGAACATCTGAAGGACCACATGAGAtatcacacaggagagaaaccattcagctgctctgagtgtgggagagGATTTGGTCAAAGTGGAAATCTGAAaaaacacatgagatctcatacaggagagaagccATTTGGCTGCTCTGAGTGTAGGAAAAGATTTGCTCACAGTGGAAGTCTAAAgatacacatgagatctcattcAGGAGAGAagccatttagctgctctgagtgtgggaaaagatttggtaaCAGTGGAGTCCTTAAGGCACACATGACCTgccatacaggagagaaaccatttagctgtgcAGTTTGTGGGAAATCATTTAGACAGAGTGGAAATTTATATacacacatgagaactcatGATACAGGAAAGTGA
- the LOC126404381 gene encoding gastrula zinc finger protein XlCGF57.1-like has translation MRTHTGEKPFSCSECGKRFGYSGDLKKHMRTHTGEKPFSCSECGKRFGHSAVLKKHMRTHTGEKPFSCSECGKRFGHSGDLKKHMRTHTGEKPFSCSECGKRFGHSAVLKKHMRTHTGEKPFSCSECGKRFGQNGNLKKHMRSHTGENQFSCSECGKSLTQKEYLHTHMKIHEGEK, from the coding sequence atgagaactcacacaggagagaaaccatttagctgttctgagtgtgggaaaagatttggttacAGTGGAGAtttgaagaaacacatgagaactcacacaggagagaaaccatttagctgttctgagtgtgggaaaagatttggtcacAGTGCAGTtttgaagaaacacatgagaacgcacacaggagagaaaccatttagctgctctgagtgtgggaaaagatttggtcacAGTGGAGAtttgaagaaacacatgagaactcacacaggagagaaaccatttagctgttctgagtgtgggaaaagatttggtcacAGTGCAGTtttgaagaaacacatgagaactcacacaggagagaaaccatttagctgctctgagtgtgggaaaagatttggtcaaAATGGAAATCTGAAGAAACatatgagatctcatacaggagagaaccAATTTAGCTGTTCCGAATGTGGGAAATCATTAACACAGAAAGaatatttacatacacacatgaaaATTCATGAGGGAGAAAAGTGA
- the LOC126404293 gene encoding gastrula zinc finger protein XlCGF57.1-like isoform X8, whose protein sequence is MSKVQMLRSLVQQRLTAAAEEIFGLFERTIAEYEEELCRSKEENERQRKLLDAVFNPQLRLHRADVQQLLVVKEEVPPEQQEWSSSVDQEDPEPPHIKEEQEELWISQEGEQLQGLEEDDITKFTSTPVPVKSEDDEEKPQSSQLHQRHTEQMETEAEGEDCGGAEPARNSDPDTHLQPETADKTGESSEPESSSVDLEDPEPPHIKEEQEELWISQEGEQLQGLEEDDITKFTSTPVPVKSEDDEEKPDPDTHLQPETDDSDDWTETREPQSGLNSLKNDQVPVSDVIVSKKPFSCSECGKVFGHSGDLRKHMRSHTGEKPFSCSECGKVFGQSGHLKRHRKSHTGEKPYSCSECGKRFCHSDDRRKHMRSHTGEKPFSCSECGKRFAQNGNLKRHIRSHTGEKPFSCPECGKRFGHSENLKVHMRSHTGEKPFSCSMCSKTFGQGGDLKKHMKVHTGEKPFSCSECGKSFSQSAHLKKHVKSHTGEKLFSCSECGKRFSRSEHLKDHMRYHTGEKPFSCSECGRGFGQSGNLKKHMRSHTGEKPFGCSECRKRFAHSGSLKIHMRSHSGEKPFSCSECGKRFGNSGVLKAHMTCHTGEKPFSCAVCGKSFRQSGNLYTHMRTHDTGK, encoded by the exons atGTCTAAAGTCCAAATGCTGAGATCGTTGGTGCAGCAGCGACTAACTGCGgctgctgaagagatatttgggctgtttgaaagaacgatagcagagtacgaggaggaactttgtcgatcaaaagaggagaacgagCGACAACGGAAACTACTGGACGCTGTTTTCAACCCTCAGCTTCggttacacagagcag AcgtccagcagctgttggtggttaaagaagaggttccccctgagcagcaggagtggagctccagtgtggaccaggaggacccagagcctccacacattaaagaggaacaggaggaactctggatcagtcaggagggagagcagcttcaagggctggaggaggatgatatcaccaagttcacatccactcctgtccctgtgaagagtgaagatgatgaagagaaacctcagtcctcacagcttcatcaaagacacactgaacagatggaaacagaagcagagggagaggactgtggaggagcagaaccagccaggaactcagatccagatacacatttacaacctgagaCTGCTGACAAGACTGGAGAGTCCTCTGAACCTgagagctccagtgtggacctggaggacccagagcctccacacatcaaagaggaacaggaggaactctggatcagtcaggagggagagcagcttcaagggctggaggaggatgatatcaccaagttcacatccactcctgtccctgtgaagagtgaagatgatgaagagaaaccagatccagatacacatttacaacctgagactgatgacagtgatgattggacggagaccagagaacctcagtcaggtttaaacTCTCTGAAAAATGATCAAGTCCCTGTCAGTGATGTGATTGTAAGTAAGAAACcctttagctgctctgagtgtgggaaagtATTTGGCCACAGTGGAGATCTTAGaaaacacatgagatctcatacaggggagaaaccatttagctgctctgagtgtgggaaagtATTTGGCCAAAGTGGACATCTAAAGAGACACAGGAAATCCcatacaggagaaaaaccatacagctgctctgagtgtgggaaaagattttgcCACAGTGATGATCGTAGaaaacacatgagatctcatacaggggagaaaccatttagctgctctgaatgTGGGAAACGATTTGCTCAAAATGGAAATCTGAAAAGACATATtagatctcatacaggagagaaaccatttagctgcccTGAGTGTGGGAAACGATTTGGTCATAGTGAAAATCTGAAGGtccacatgagatctcatacaggagagaaaccgtttAGCTGTTCCATGTGTAGTAAAACATTTGGTCAAGGTGGAGatctgaagaaacacatgaaagttcatacaggagaaaaaccatttagctgctctgaatgTGGGAAAAGTTTCAGTCAAAGTGCACATCTGAAGAAGCATGTGAAATcgcacacaggagagaaactatttagctgctctgagtgtgggaaaagatttagtCGAAGTGAACATCTGAAGGACCACATGAGAtatcacacaggagagaaaccattcagctgctctgagtgtgggagagGATTTGGTCAAAGTGGAAATCTGAAaaaacacatgagatctcatacaggagagaagccATTTGGCTGCTCTGAGTGTAGGAAAAGATTTGCTCACAGTGGAAGTCTAAAgatacacatgagatctcattcAGGAGAGAagccatttagctgctctgagtgtgggaaaagatttggtaaCAGTGGAGTCCTTAAGGCACACATGACCTgccatacaggagagaaaccatttagctgtgcAGTTTGTGGGAAATCATTTAGACAGAGTGGAAATTTATATacacacatgagaactcatGATACAGGAAAGTGA
- the LOC126404293 gene encoding gastrula zinc finger protein XlCGF57.1-like isoform X7, which produces MSKVQMLRSLVKQRLTAAAEEIFGLVERTIAEYEEELCRSKEENERQRKLLDAVFNPQLRFHRAAGQCPADVQQLLVVKEEVPPEQQEWSSSVDQEDPEPPHIKEEQEELWISQEGEQLQGLEEDDITKFTSTPVPVKSEDDEEKPQSSQLHQRHTEQMETEAEGEDCGGAEPARNSDPDTHLQPETADKTGESSEPESSSVDLEDPEPPHIKEEQEELWISQEGEQLQGLEEDDITKFTSTPVPVKSEDDEEKPDPDTHLQPETDDSDDWTETREPQSGLNSLKNDQVPVSDVIVSKKPFSCSECGKVFGHSGDLRKHMRSHTGEKPFSCSECGKVFGQSGHLKRHRKSHTGEKPYSCSECGKRFCHSDDRRKHMRSHTGEKPFSCSECGKRFAQNGNLKRHIRSHTGEKPFSCPECGKRFGHSENLKVHMRSHTGEKPFSCSMCSKTFGQGGDLKKHMKVHTGEKPFSCSECGKSFSQSAHLKKHVKSHTGEKLFSCSECGKRFSRSEHLKDHMRYHTGEKPFSCSECGRGFGQSGNLKKHMRSHTGEKPFGCSECRKRFAHSGSLKIHMRSHSGEKPFSCSECGKRFGNSGVLKAHMTCHTGEKPFSCAVCGKSFRQSGNLYTHMRTHDTGK; this is translated from the coding sequence ctggtcaATGTCCTGCAGAcgtccagcagctgttggtggttaaagaagaggttccccctgagcagcaggagtggagctccagtgtggaccaggaggacccagagcctccacacattaaagaggaacaggaggaactctggatcagtcaggagggagagcagcttcaagggctggaggaggatgatatcaccaagttcacatccactcctgtccctgtgaagagtgaagatgatgaagagaaacctcagtcctcacagcttcatcaaagacacactgaacagatggaaacagaagcagagggagaggactgtggaggagcagaaccagccaggaactcagatccagatacacatttacaacctgagaCTGCTGACAAGACTGGAGAGTCCTCTGAACCTgagagctccagtgtggacctggaggacccagagcctccacacatcaaagaggaacaggaggaactctggatcagtcaggagggagagcagcttcaagggctggaggaggatgatatcaccaagttcacatccactcctgtccctgtgaagagtgaagatgatgaagagaaaccagatccagatacacatttacaacctgagactgatgacagtgatgattggacggagaccagagaacctcagtcaggtttaaacTCTCTGAAAAATGATCAAGTCCCTGTCAGTGATGTGATTGTAAGTAAGAAACcctttagctgctctgagtgtgggaaagtATTTGGCCACAGTGGAGATCTTAGaaaacacatgagatctcatacaggggagaaaccatttagctgctctgagtgtgggaaagtATTTGGCCAAAGTGGACATCTAAAGAGACACAGGAAATCCcatacaggagaaaaaccatacagctgctctgagtgtgggaaaagattttgcCACAGTGATGATCGTAGaaaacacatgagatctcatacaggggagaaaccatttagctgctctgaatgTGGGAAACGATTTGCTCAAAATGGAAATCTGAAAAGACATATtagatctcatacaggagagaaaccatttagctgcccTGAGTGTGGGAAACGATTTGGTCATAGTGAAAATCTGAAGGtccacatgagatctcatacaggagagaaaccgtttAGCTGTTCCATGTGTAGTAAAACATTTGGTCAAGGTGGAGatctgaagaaacacatgaaagttcatacaggagaaaaaccatttagctgctctgaatgTGGGAAAAGTTTCAGTCAAAGTGCACATCTGAAGAAGCATGTGAAATcgcacacaggagagaaactatttagctgctctgagtgtgggaaaagatttagtCGAAGTGAACATCTGAAGGACCACATGAGAtatcacacaggagagaaaccattcagctgctctgagtgtgggagagGATTTGGTCAAAGTGGAAATCTGAAaaaacacatgagatctcatacaggagagaagccATTTGGCTGCTCTGAGTGTAGGAAAAGATTTGCTCACAGTGGAAGTCTAAAgatacacatgagatctcattcAGGAGAGAagccatttagctgctctgagtgtgggaaaagatttggtaaCAGTGGAGTCCTTAAGGCACACATGACCTgccatacaggagagaaaccatttagctgtgcAGTTTGTGGGAAATCATTTAGACAGAGTGGAAATTTATATacacacatgagaactcatGATACAGGAAAGTGA
- the LOC126404361 gene encoding uncharacterized protein LOC126404361, with product MAITTLCAVVAALRVLPDRSQFFQYESISLSCEQQGNSSDWTVKRNTTVNRERSGTWNNMNESHCFIDVLYPLDTGVYWCESAAGECSNTVNIFVTAGSVILDSPVLPVMAGDAVTLSCRAKTTFPNLTFSHFYKDGLLIGSSSTGNMTIHSVSLFDEGFYKCGISGAGESPDSRLTVIGSRPELPDSPITHIILPVVGACLSLVWLVCVMLLCLWRNHKGKVDPDVPYTDVTITQEVQPNRIRDVEAAPTFYSTVKPGNT from the exons ATGGCGATAACAACTCTGTGCGCTGTCGTGG CCGCTCTGAGAGTCCTTCCCGACAGATCCCAGTTCTTCCAGTATGAGTCCATCTCTCTGAGCTGTGAGCAGCAGGGAAACTCTTCTGACTGGACAGTTAAGAGGAACACAACTGTAAACCGAGAGCGTTCTGGAACTTGGAATAATATGAATGAGTCCCACTGCTTCATTGATGTCCTTTACCCATTAGACACAGGAGTGTACTGGTGTGAGTCTGCAGCAGGAGAGTGCAGTAACACCGTCAACATTTTTGTGACTG CTGGTTCAGTGATCTTGGACAGCCCAGTCCTTCCTGTGATGGCGGGAGACGCTGTGACTCTGAGCTGCAGAGCAAAGACGACTTTCCCCAATCTCACATTTTCTCACTTCTATAAAGACGGGCTTCTCATTGGGAGCAGCTCTACAGGAAACATGACCATCCACAGTGTTTCTCTGTTTGATGAAGGATTCTATAAGTGCGGAATCTCTGGAGCTGGAGAATCACCAGACAGCAGGCTGACTGTCATAG GAAGCCGTCCTGAGCTGCCTGACTCCCCCATCACACACATTATACTTCCTGTGGTGGGCGCCTGCCTCTCGCTGGTCTGGCTGGTCTGTGTGATGCTGCTCTGCCTCTGGAGGAACCACAAAG GTAAAGTCGACCCTGACGTCCCCTACACTGATGTCACcatcacacaggaagtgcagCCAAACAGGATCAGAG ATGTGGAAGCTGCACCGACCTTCTACTCAACAGTGAAACCTGGAAacacctga
- the LOC126404293 gene encoding gastrula zinc finger protein XlCGF57.1-like isoform X6 — MSKLQMLRLLVKQRLTVAAEEIFGLFERMIAEYEEELCRSKEENERQRKLLDAVFNPQLRLHRAAGQCPADVQQLLVVKEEVPPEQQEWSSSVDQEDPEPPHIKEEQEELWISQEGEQLQGLEEDDITKFTSTPVPVKSEDDEEKPQSSQLHQRHTEQMETEAEGEDCGGAEPARNSDPDTHLQPETADKTGESSEPESSSVDLEDPEPPHIKEEQEELWISQEGEQLQGLEEDDITKFTSTPVPVKSEDDEEKPDPDTHLQPETDDSDDWTETREPQSGLNSLKNDQVPVSDVIVSKKPFSCSECGKVFGHSGDLRKHMRSHTGEKPFSCSECGKVFGQSGHLKRHRKSHTGEKPYSCSECGKRFCHSDDRRKHMRSHTGEKPFSCSECGKRFAQNGNLKRHIRSHTGEKPFSCPECGKRFGHSENLKVHMRSHTGEKPFSCSMCSKTFGQGGDLKKHMKVHTGEKPFSCSECGKSFSQSAHLKKHVKSHTGEKLFSCSECGKRFSRSEHLKDHMRYHTGEKPFSCSECGRGFGQSGNLKKHMRSHTGEKPFGCSECRKRFAHSGSLKIHMRSHSGEKPFSCSECGKRFGNSGVLKAHMTCHTGEKPFSCAVCGKSFRQSGNLYTHMRTHDTGK; from the coding sequence ctggtcaATGTCCTGCAGAcgtccagcagctgttggtggttaaagaagaggttccccctgagcagcaggagtggagctccagtgtggaccaggaggacccagagcctccacacattaaagaggaacaggaggaactctggatcagtcaggagggagagcagcttcaagggctggaggaggatgatatcaccaagttcacatccactcctgtccctgtgaagagtgaagatgatgaagagaaacctcagtcctcacagcttcatcaaagacacactgaacagatggaaacagaagcagagggagaggactgtggaggagcagaaccagccaggaactcagatccagatacacatttacaacctgagaCTGCTGACAAGACTGGAGAGTCCTCTGAACCTgagagctccagtgtggacctggaggacccagagcctccacacatcaaagaggaacaggaggaactctggatcagtcaggagggagagcagcttcaagggctggaggaggatgatatcaccaagttcacatccactcctgtccctgtgaagagtgaagatgatgaagagaaaccagatccagatacacatttacaacctgagactgatgacagtgatgattggacggagaccagagaacctcagtcaggtttaaacTCTCTGAAAAATGATCAAGTCCCTGTCAGTGATGTGATTGTAAGTAAGAAACcctttagctgctctgagtgtgggaaagtATTTGGCCACAGTGGAGATCTTAGaaaacacatgagatctcatacaggggagaaaccatttagctgctctgagtgtgggaaagtATTTGGCCAAAGTGGACATCTAAAGAGACACAGGAAATCCcatacaggagaaaaaccatacagctgctctgagtgtgggaaaagattttgcCACAGTGATGATCGTAGaaaacacatgagatctcatacaggggagaaaccatttagctgctctgaatgTGGGAAACGATTTGCTCAAAATGGAAATCTGAAAAGACATATtagatctcatacaggagagaaaccatttagctgcccTGAGTGTGGGAAACGATTTGGTCATAGTGAAAATCTGAAGGtccacatgagatctcatacaggagagaaaccgtttAGCTGTTCCATGTGTAGTAAAACATTTGGTCAAGGTGGAGatctgaagaaacacatgaaagttcatacaggagaaaaaccatttagctgctctgaatgTGGGAAAAGTTTCAGTCAAAGTGCACATCTGAAGAAGCATGTGAAATcgcacacaggagagaaactatttagctgctctgagtgtgggaaaagatttagtCGAAGTGAACATCTGAAGGACCACATGAGAtatcacacaggagagaaaccattcagctgctctgagtgtgggagagGATTTGGTCAAAGTGGAAATCTGAAaaaacacatgagatctcatacaggagagaagccATTTGGCTGCTCTGAGTGTAGGAAAAGATTTGCTCACAGTGGAAGTCTAAAgatacacatgagatctcattcAGGAGAGAagccatttagctgctctgagtgtgggaaaagatttggtaaCAGTGGAGTCCTTAAGGCACACATGACCTgccatacaggagagaaaccatttagctgtgcAGTTTGTGGGAAATCATTTAGACAGAGTGGAAATTTATATacacacatgagaactcatGATACAGGAAAGTGA